Proteins from a genomic interval of Afifella aestuarii:
- a CDS encoding thermonuclease family protein gives MIEEATAQGRTRAARLKWAVFLAFGAAFLAFYYWTNLIAPGIVLWRTILSDVAISSAAAGEMLPICTGGNRAARKVTCVVDGDTGWEAGVKWRAIDVDTPEIGHAACIRERQLGERARDRLRELMSDGYTIEWVHERGNFGRELATVRLSDGRDAGQVLIEEGLSQRWPNEGNVWCGTD, from the coding sequence ATGATCGAGGAGGCAACTGCGCAGGGGCGGACCCGTGCGGCGCGGCTCAAATGGGCCGTATTTTTGGCCTTTGGCGCGGCGTTTCTTGCCTTCTATTATTGGACAAATCTTATCGCGCCGGGGATCGTGCTCTGGCGCACAATCCTCTCCGATGTGGCGATTTCATCGGCAGCAGCAGGGGAGATGCTGCCGATCTGCACTGGCGGAAACCGAGCGGCTCGTAAGGTGACCTGCGTTGTGGATGGCGACACCGGGTGGGAAGCCGGCGTCAAATGGCGCGCGATCGATGTTGATACGCCTGAGATCGGCCATGCCGCATGCATCCGCGAGAGACAGCTCGGCGAACGGGCACGTGATCGCCTCCGCGAACTTATGAGCGACGGTTACACAATTGAGTGGGTACACGAACGCGGCAATTTCGGCAGAGAGTTGGCGACCGTCCGTCTGTCAGACGGTCGCGATGCGGGGCAGGTGCTGATTGAGGAAGGCCTGTCTCAGCGATGGCCCAACGAAGGCAACGTCTGGTGCGGCACCGATTAG
- a CDS encoding host-nuclease inhibitor Gam family protein has translation MPAKSMPIKNDAACAEAIARIGTIRADLARIETEKAKAVAKAAAAAEETASPLQEEEAGLVVAVEAYCAKERKRLTENGKSKTAEFKTGKVAWRKGQAKLVIDPALEDKILDKLKKLQGFTKTKIAIDRSAVKTSLTDDKASPLKRIKGLSIEEAKETFSVTPTGAELAERKDLAA, from the coding sequence ATGCCGGCAAAGTCCATGCCGATCAAGAATGATGCTGCCTGCGCGGAGGCGATCGCGCGCATTGGTACGATCCGGGCCGACCTTGCTCGCATCGAAACGGAGAAGGCAAAGGCGGTGGCCAAGGCGGCAGCCGCGGCGGAGGAGACGGCGAGCCCGCTGCAGGAGGAGGAGGCCGGGCTCGTCGTCGCAGTAGAGGCTTATTGCGCCAAGGAGCGGAAACGTCTCACCGAAAACGGCAAGTCCAAGACGGCGGAGTTCAAGACGGGCAAGGTCGCCTGGCGCAAGGGCCAGGCAAAGCTCGTCATCGACCCGGCGCTCGAAGACAAGATCCTCGACAAGCTCAAAAAGCTGCAGGGATTTACCAAGACGAAAATCGCGATCGACAGAAGCGCGGTGAAAACCTCACTCACCGACGATAAGGCCTCGCCGCTCAAACGCATCAAGGGCCTGTCGATCGAGGAGGCGAAAGAGACGTTTTCCGTGACGCCGACCGGCGCGGAGCTTGCCGAGCGCAAGGATCTCGCAGCCTGA
- a CDS encoding DNA adenine methylase: MVETLRPVPQARAVAPYVGGKRQLSRRIAAQIEATPHSLYAEVFAGMAGVFFKRRLAPKVEVLNDLDRDVSNLFRVLQNHPAALMDLLGWQLASVDEFKRLIGQDPEYLTDLQRAARFLFLQRLAFGGKVVGQNFGRVRRDPARFRPEALKPILEAAHRRLQGVWIDCLSWEVFLDRWDRPDALFYLDPPYWGTEHYYGEGLFSRSDFARLAARLSALQGRFILSINDVPEIRQLFSAFDFEEVDVTYSLQGSSNDVRAGELIISGGGDGSQ, translated from the coding sequence ATGGTCGAAACCCTCCGGCCCGTGCCCCAGGCGCGGGCCGTTGCTCCTTATGTGGGCGGCAAAAGGCAGCTTTCCCGCCGAATTGCCGCGCAAATCGAGGCAACTCCCCACTCACTTTATGCGGAAGTTTTTGCCGGCATGGCCGGCGTTTTTTTTAAGCGACGGCTGGCGCCGAAAGTTGAAGTGCTGAACGATCTCGACCGAGACGTTAGCAATCTCTTCCGCGTCCTACAGAATCACCCGGCGGCGCTTATGGATCTCCTCGGCTGGCAACTCGCCAGCGTCGACGAGTTCAAGCGGCTCATCGGCCAGGACCCGGAATATCTGACGGATCTGCAGCGCGCCGCGCGCTTTCTTTTCCTTCAGCGTCTCGCTTTCGGCGGCAAGGTTGTCGGGCAGAATTTCGGGCGTGTTCGACGCGATCCGGCCCGGTTCCGCCCAGAAGCGCTCAAGCCGATCCTTGAAGCTGCGCACCGCCGCCTGCAGGGTGTCTGGATCGACTGCCTGTCGTGGGAGGTCTTTCTCGATCGGTGGGACAGGCCGGACGCGCTCTTCTATCTCGATCCGCCCTATTGGGGCACCGAGCACTATTACGGCGAGGGGCTCTTTTCGCGCTCCGACTTTGCCCGCCTGGCCGCGCGTCTTTCGGCGCTGCAAGGTCGCTTCATCCTCTCCATCAACGACGTGCCCGAGATCCGGCAGCTATTCAGTGCTTTCGATTTCGAGGAGGTCGATGTCACATATTCCTTGCAGGGCTCATCGAATGACGTCAGAGCCGGGGAGCTGATTATCTCGGGGGGCGGAGACGGCAGCCAATGA
- a CDS encoding helix-turn-helix domain-containing protein, translating into MTGPKTSGPRLAILPRGVARDRRLTPSAKDALLLIAEAASTKTGWCSRKQKTMADELSVSRKTLQAALYLLEQTGWIEIRSGKGAGQACRYRIRREAPGIPVEFSAQQYDLFASGAVLTERRDAVPAHGDAVPLADAVPPQVWSDAALPDRRRHGPEMDAVSAGPSRLKGVPSPESEALASPSQSSGDRGVPPPGRQGCHPQGGRGCHPQGGTIRVRTRRAPPTTEISLSGDSAAALRVPEKTNWPEKASGAENTRGDIPVSPGELLARLREAAGPALMAGPHLADPAEPLRWLAAGCSLEADILPAIRAVALRRPPGSVRTWSYFAAAVTEARERRTVQVPAADGHGNIRFFRRKEDGDEGISADRAPRRNRGESRAEAIAAAVALAACRRSHGGG; encoded by the coding sequence ATGACGGGCCCCAAAACATCAGGGCCAAGGCTCGCCATCCTGCCGCGCGGCGTCGCCCGCGACCGGCGGCTGACGCCGAGCGCCAAGGACGCGTTGTTGCTCATTGCCGAGGCGGCCTCGACCAAGACGGGCTGGTGTTCGCGCAAACAGAAGACGATGGCGGACGAGCTCTCGGTGTCGCGCAAGACGCTGCAGGCAGCGCTCTATCTCCTCGAACAGACCGGCTGGATCGAGATCCGCTCCGGCAAAGGCGCCGGCCAGGCCTGCCGCTACCGCATTCGCCGCGAGGCGCCCGGAATCCCGGTCGAGTTCTCGGCCCAGCAATACGATCTGTTCGCGTCGGGTGCCGTCCTGACCGAGAGGCGGGATGCCGTTCCCGCTCATGGGGATGCCGTTCCCCTGGCGGATGCCGTTCCGCCGCAGGTCTGGTCAGATGCCGCTCTGCCAGACCGTCGACGACATGGCCCGGAAATGGATGCCGTTTCCGCCGGGCCGTCTCGTCTCAAGGGAGTGCCGTCTCCCGAAAGCGAGGCTCTTGCCTCCCCGTCTCAATCATCTGGAGACAGGGGGGTGCCACCTCCAGGGAGGCAGGGGTGCCACCCTCAGGGTGGCAGGGGGTGCCACCCTCAGGGTGGCACCATACGCGTGCGCACGCGACGCGCGCCCCCAACAACGGAGATCTCCCTTTCGGGAGATTCTGCTGCTGCTTTGCGCGTGCCCGAAAAAACGAACTGGCCCGAAAAAGCGAGCGGAGCCGAAAACACCAGGGGAGACATTCCGGTCTCGCCGGGGGAGCTTCTCGCCCGTCTTCGCGAGGCGGCCGGTCCGGCCCTGATGGCGGGGCCGCATCTCGCCGACCCGGCCGAACCGCTCCGCTGGCTTGCCGCCGGGTGCTCGCTTGAGGCCGACATTCTGCCGGCGATCCGGGCCGTGGCGCTCCGGCGACCGCCCGGCTCGGTGCGCACCTGGTCGTATTTTGCCGCCGCCGTGACGGAGGCGCGCGAGCGCCGGACGGTGCAGGTGCCTGCGGCGGACGGGCACGGAAACATCAGGTTTTTCAGGAGGAAAGAGGATGGCGACGAGGGAATATCAGCAGATCGTGCGCCCCGTCGAAACCGGGGAGAAAGCCGCGCCGAGGCGATCGCCGCCGCCGTTGCTCTCGCCGCGTGTCGACGGTCGCATGGTGGAGGGTAA
- a CDS encoding phage regulatory CII family protein, which translates to MSSDRTRLTTEAERARLKAATGRALREAGGAECVQHATRVQHPALSKYASAGDEFSGRFMPLDIALEVDRASGKPVILATLAALQGYELRPFGESEDAPRADWSALLAGVTRETAEASVALLEALADGKIDTRERKHCLIEVEEASHALLRLQKRLADSGDSR; encoded by the coding sequence ATGAGTTCAGACCGCACACGTCTTACGACAGAAGCCGAGCGCGCCCGGCTCAAGGCGGCCACCGGCCGCGCGCTGCGCGAGGCGGGCGGCGCGGAATGCGTGCAGCATGCGACCCGCGTGCAGCATCCGGCCTTGTCGAAATACGCTTCGGCCGGTGACGAGTTTTCCGGCCGCTTCATGCCGCTCGACATTGCGCTGGAGGTCGACCGCGCCTCCGGCAAGCCGGTGATCCTGGCAACGCTCGCCGCGCTCCAAGGCTATGAGCTCCGCCCGTTTGGCGAGAGCGAGGATGCGCCGCGAGCGGACTGGTCGGCGCTCCTCGCCGGCGTCACCCGCGAAACCGCGGAGGCGAGCGTGGCGCTTCTGGAAGCCCTCGCCGACGGCAAGATCGACACACGCGAACGCAAGCACTGCCTCATCGAGGTGGAGGAAGCGAGCCACGCGCTCCTGCGCCTGCAGAAGCGGCTGGCGGATAGCGGGGACAGCCGGTGA
- a CDS encoding carph-isopro domain-containing protein yields the protein MKDIASIADLFDALGGSTRVAGLFDPPVPVSTAAEWKRRRSIPVIRWPTLIAAAHAAGLSEVGTDLLVALHAGEVDLSAPTDRAIRIAPEQA from the coding sequence ATGAAGGACATCGCATCGATCGCGGATCTGTTCGACGCCCTGGGTGGCTCCACCCGGGTCGCCGGGCTTTTCGACCCGCCCGTGCCGGTTTCGACCGCTGCCGAGTGGAAGCGCCGGCGTTCCATTCCCGTCATCCGCTGGCCGACCTTGATTGCGGCCGCCCATGCAGCGGGACTTTCCGAGGTCGGCACCGATCTCCTGGTCGCGCTCCATGCCGGCGAGGTCGACCTTTCCGCCCCGACCGACCGGGCAATCCGGATCGCGCCGGAACAGGCGTGA
- a CDS encoding LexA family transcriptional regulator yields the protein MHDAKCDMSRMSSGPSGKSDRLRQARQDAGYATGSDAARAFGWAISTYLGHENGDRGFSSATAERYARAFRVSAAWLLTGEMAPARNHLRVPLVGYVGGGERVVPIDDHEKGASLETIDLDFADFDPVAVRVRGSSMAPAYRNGDVLVCSRVEGADIERALNRDCVVMTVDGEGYLKILRPGDKPGTYRLRSYNPAFEDIENVALAWVAPVKMRLIS from the coding sequence ATGCATGACGCAAAATGCGATATGTCGCGCATGTCATCCGGACCCTCGGGAAAAAGCGACCGCCTGCGCCAGGCGCGGCAGGATGCGGGCTATGCCACGGGCAGCGACGCGGCCCGCGCGTTCGGCTGGGCGATCTCCACCTATCTCGGCCACGAGAACGGCGACCGCGGCTTTTCATCCGCGACCGCGGAGCGCTATGCGCGCGCCTTTCGCGTGTCGGCCGCCTGGCTGTTGACGGGTGAGATGGCGCCGGCGCGCAACCATCTGCGCGTGCCGCTCGTCGGCTATGTCGGTGGCGGCGAGCGCGTCGTGCCGATCGACGATCACGAGAAGGGCGCCTCGCTGGAGACGATCGATCTCGACTTCGCCGATTTCGATCCCGTCGCCGTCCGGGTGCGCGGCTCCTCGATGGCGCCGGCCTATCGCAACGGCGACGTGCTCGTCTGCTCGCGCGTGGAGGGTGCCGATATCGAGCGCGCCCTCAACCGCGACTGCGTCGTCATGACGGTCGACGGCGAGGGATATCTCAAGATCCTGCGCCCGGGCGACAAGCCCGGCACCTATCGGCTGCGCTCCTACAACCCGGCTTTCGAGGACATCGAGAACGTGGCGCTCGCCTGGGTCGCGCCCGTCAAGATGCGGCTGATCTCGTAA
- a CDS encoding WYL domain-containing protein — translation MTWLIIIMAIAGAIWLARRWAASNDDDAHRQQSRGASAGDSRTWVSGASGSAPSRSSPRPPLGPPEAPPGPNKAHAVSGLVFGITYQNRDDERSRRVIEVKDVYDSGRSDSGQALYVDAYCFSAEAERTFRADRILRMIDHRSGEEIADPKAYFARFVDPPSEVKRSHQAVMNRARPGLRALIWIARADRELAPAEVDLLLDYIAARNAYGREPGEWDRDLARLWIVNDRPTLNEAAGGMSRIGGSGGQVALFEKFSEAMVDLAGEDRRLEDQRRDRLMKLLR, via the coding sequence ATGACATGGCTGATCATCATCATGGCGATCGCGGGTGCGATCTGGCTCGCCCGGCGATGGGCCGCGAGCAACGACGACGACGCGCATCGACAGCAAAGCCGAGGGGCATCCGCGGGCGATTCCCGCACATGGGTTTCAGGCGCGTCCGGTTCCGCCCCTTCCCGGTCATCGCCCCGGCCGCCTCTGGGCCCGCCGGAGGCGCCGCCCGGCCCGAACAAGGCGCATGCCGTCTCGGGTCTCGTTTTCGGCATCACCTACCAGAACCGCGACGACGAGCGGTCGCGCCGCGTCATCGAGGTCAAGGACGTCTACGATTCCGGCCGGTCCGATTCCGGCCAGGCGCTTTATGTCGACGCCTATTGCTTCTCGGCCGAGGCGGAGCGCACCTTTCGCGCCGACAGGATTCTGCGCATGATCGACCATCGCTCCGGCGAGGAGATCGCCGATCCCAAAGCCTATTTTGCGCGCTTCGTCGATCCGCCGTCGGAGGTGAAGCGTTCGCATCAGGCGGTGATGAACCGGGCACGGCCCGGCCTTCGCGCGCTCATCTGGATCGCCCGCGCCGACCGGGAGCTCGCCCCCGCCGAGGTCGATCTCCTTCTCGATTACATCGCGGCGCGCAACGCCTATGGGCGCGAGCCCGGCGAATGGGACCGCGATCTCGCGCGGCTCTGGATCGTGAACGACCGGCCGACCTTGAACGAGGCGGCGGGCGGCATGTCGCGCATCGGCGGGTCCGGCGGCCAGGTGGCGCTCTTCGAGAAATTTTCCGAAGCGATGGTGGATCTTGCCGGCGAGGATCGCCGCCTTGAGGATCAGCGCCGCGACAGGCTGATGAAGCTTCTTCGATGA
- a CDS encoding DUF2312 domain-containing protein: MAETTDTRGTGGVAADQLRSLIERIERLEEEKKERADDIRDVYLEAKSNGFDTAVMRQVVKLRKQDSAERQEQEAILDLYMHALGMAPDAGDQA, translated from the coding sequence ATGGCTGAAACAACCGACACGCGCGGCACCGGCGGTGTCGCGGCCGATCAGCTGCGCTCGCTGATCGAGCGCATCGAGCGGCTGGAGGAAGAGAAGAAGGAGCGCGCCGACGACATTCGCGACGTCTACCTTGAGGCGAAATCGAACGGCTTCGACACGGCCGTCATGCGCCAGGTCGTGAAGCTGCGCAAGCAGGACAGTGCCGAGCGGCAGGAACAGGAGGCGATCCTCGACCTCTACATGCACGCCCTCGGCATGGCGCCGGATGCGGGGGACCAGGCATGA
- a CDS encoding phage Gp37/Gp68 family protein, which translates to MSADTKIEWCDATWSPWLGCTKIAPACDHCYAASWAKRTGSPELWAGERRRTSTDYWKRPLKWNREAEKAGTRKSVFPSLCDPFDNQVPNEWRRDFFDLIEATPHLLWLLLTKRPQNILRMVPLDWLHSWPENVWPGTTVEDRKRAGRNLWELAQVHSRVRFMSAEPLLEGFDLTAIENPHGETFNALTGFVNDDIGWVQAIDWVICGGESGPNARPMHPDWARDLRDQCAEHRVPFFFKQHGEWIGVPDLRHLPGGSGPGIGAFDHCEYDQEHEAVRIGKARAGRLLDGVEHSAVPDVLARAAA; encoded by the coding sequence ATGAGCGCGGACACCAAGATCGAATGGTGCGACGCGACGTGGAGCCCGTGGCTCGGCTGCACGAAGATCGCGCCGGCCTGCGACCATTGCTATGCCGCGTCTTGGGCGAAACGCACCGGCTCGCCGGAGCTTTGGGCCGGCGAGCGCCGGCGCACGAGCACGGATTATTGGAAGCGCCCCTTGAAGTGGAACCGCGAGGCCGAAAAGGCCGGCACGCGGAAAAGCGTGTTTCCGTCGCTCTGCGACCCCTTCGACAACCAGGTGCCGAATGAATGGCGCCGCGATTTCTTCGATCTGATCGAGGCGACGCCGCACCTTCTGTGGCTGCTGCTGACGAAGCGCCCGCAGAACATTCTGCGCATGGTGCCGCTCGATTGGCTCCATTCCTGGCCCGAGAATGTCTGGCCCGGCACGACGGTCGAGGACCGCAAGCGCGCCGGCCGCAATCTTTGGGAGCTGGCACAGGTGCATTCGCGCGTGCGCTTCATGTCGGCCGAGCCCCTTCTTGAGGGCTTCGATCTCACCGCGATCGAAAACCCGCACGGCGAGACGTTCAACGCGCTGACGGGCTTCGTCAACGACGACATCGGATGGGTTCAGGCCATCGACTGGGTCATCTGCGGCGGCGAGAGCGGCCCGAACGCCCGGCCGATGCATCCCGATTGGGCGCGCGACCTGCGCGATCAATGCGCCGAGCACCGCGTGCCGTTTTTCTTCAAACAGCATGGCGAGTGGATCGGCGTGCCGGACCTGCGGCATCTGCCGGGCGGGTCGGGGCCTGGCATTGGAGCCTTCGATCACTGCGAATACGACCAAGAACACGAGGCTGTGCGCATCGGCAAGGCGCGGGCCGGTCGGCTCCTGGATGGTGTCGAGCATTCGGCCGTTCCGGACGTGCTCGCGAGGGCAGCAGCATGA
- a CDS encoding DNA adenine methylase translates to MLRWHGGKWRLAPWIISHFPAHRVYVEPFGGAGSVLLRKPRVYAEIYNDLDDEVVTLFRVLRNPDLAERLIDLLQLTPFARTEFRAAYEPSDDPVEQSRRLIIRSFMGFGSNAHASWERGAGSTGFRADSRRDGTTPAKDWSNYVGMPSGGWFNSSSARARGSHPQKAHSADWEQFPGALPAFIDRLRCVVIENRPASEVMAQHDAPTTLHYIDPPYLPEVRGISRGGGGMRALYRHEMTRDDHAALLEALRGLAGMVVLSGYPSPLYDDLLPGWLRVERKAYADGARERTECLWLNPACQDALGHGPLFAGGEA, encoded by the coding sequence GTGCTCCGGTGGCACGGCGGCAAGTGGCGCCTCGCGCCGTGGATCATCTCCCATTTCCCGGCGCACCGCGTCTATGTCGAACCGTTCGGCGGAGCTGGTTCCGTGCTCCTCAGAAAGCCGCGCGTCTATGCCGAGATCTACAACGACCTCGACGATGAGGTGGTGACCCTGTTTCGTGTTCTGCGCAATCCCGATCTCGCTGAGAGGCTGATCGACTTGCTGCAGCTGACACCCTTCGCCCGAACGGAGTTTCGGGCCGCGTATGAACCGAGCGACGATCCCGTGGAGCAATCGCGGCGGCTGATCATCCGGTCGTTCATGGGCTTCGGATCGAACGCCCATGCGAGCTGGGAAAGGGGGGCTGGGTCAACCGGCTTTCGGGCAGACAGCCGTCGCGACGGCACGACACCGGCGAAGGACTGGTCGAACTATGTCGGCATGCCATCCGGCGGGTGGTTCAATTCAAGCAGTGCGCGCGCCAGAGGAAGCCATCCGCAGAAGGCTCATTCCGCCGATTGGGAGCAATTCCCGGGGGCACTTCCTGCCTTCATCGACCGTTTGAGATGTGTCGTCATCGAGAACCGTCCGGCGTCGGAGGTAATGGCGCAGCACGATGCGCCGACGACGTTGCACTACATCGATCCGCCTTATCTGCCGGAAGTGCGCGGGATCTCGCGAGGGGGTGGAGGCATGCGTGCGCTTTACCGCCACGAAATGACGCGAGACGATCATGCCGCGCTGCTGGAGGCGCTGCGCGGCCTCGCCGGTATGGTCGTGCTCTCCGGCTATCCAAGCCCGCTCTACGACGACCTCTTGCCCGGCTGGCTGCGCGTAGAACGCAAGGCCTATGCCGATGGCGCGCGCGAGCGGACCGAGTGCCTGTGGCTCAACCCGGCGTGCCAGGATGCACTCGGCCATGGGCCCCTGTTTGCCGGGGGCGAGGCATGA
- a CDS encoding DUF7221 family queuine tRNA-ribosyltransferase-like protein, with protein MFLFFVGLHQPADAQHFDLCCISINRLRGRKKPVACSRVLVDSGAFTELHLHGEYRHSVSIYALELHRLHTAGIIQIAAAVAQDYMCEAFMLAKTGLTIADHQRLTIERYDALAAELDRLFGGTCPFPVMPVLQGYTPEDYVRHVRMYGDRLKPGMWVGVGSVCKRNGSPERIVEVLEAIAAVRPDLRLHGFGVKQIALMHPGVRTLLATADSMAWSFAARRRGGNANCWQEARGFAMKISQTTARTPEPWQMSLPLAAA; from the coding sequence TTGTTTTTGTTCTTTGTCGGCCTTCATCAGCCCGCCGACGCACAGCACTTCGATCTCTGTTGCATCAGCATCAACCGTCTGCGAGGGCGTAAGAAGCCAGTAGCCTGCAGTCGGGTCTTGGTGGACAGCGGTGCGTTCACCGAGCTCCACCTTCACGGCGAGTATCGGCACAGCGTGTCCATCTATGCCCTGGAGCTTCATCGGTTGCATACAGCGGGTATCATTCAGATCGCCGCTGCCGTTGCACAGGACTACATGTGCGAAGCGTTCATGCTCGCTAAGACCGGGCTGACCATCGCCGATCACCAGCGGCTCACAATCGAGCGGTACGATGCCCTGGCCGCCGAACTGGATCGGCTGTTTGGTGGGACCTGCCCCTTCCCGGTCATGCCCGTGCTTCAAGGGTACACGCCGGAGGATTATGTCCGGCATGTGCGCATGTACGGCGATCGATTGAAGCCGGGAATGTGGGTCGGTGTCGGGTCGGTATGCAAGCGCAACGGCTCTCCGGAGCGCATTGTCGAGGTGCTTGAGGCAATAGCGGCGGTACGTCCCGACCTTCGTCTTCACGGCTTCGGGGTGAAGCAGATTGCTCTTATGCACCCAGGCGTTCGCACGCTGCTGGCGACGGCCGACAGCATGGCGTGGTCGTTCGCAGCTCGCCGTCGCGGTGGCAACGCAAACTGCTGGCAGGAGGCTAGAGGGTTCGCCATGAAGATTTCGCAGACGACGGCCCGCACTCCGGAACCGTGGCAAATGTCCTTGCCGCTGGCGGCGGCATGA
- a CDS encoding winged helix-turn-helix transcriptional regulator yields the protein MSDFRNLECDVMNPDCPARAVLSLLAEKWSLLTLHALSEGTMRTSALRRRIGGISEKMLIQTLKRLEGAGLVTRFAYPEVPPRVEYSLTERGRSLSPLIIAFDEWIEDHSLEMV from the coding sequence ATGTCTGATTTTCGAAATCTCGAATGCGACGTCATGAACCCGGATTGTCCGGCACGTGCAGTGCTTTCCCTGCTTGCAGAGAAATGGTCGCTGTTGACGTTGCATGCGCTGAGCGAAGGGACGATGCGAACGAGCGCCTTGCGGCGCAGGATCGGCGGCATCTCCGAAAAGATGCTGATCCAGACGCTCAAACGGCTCGAAGGTGCGGGTCTGGTGACCCGGTTCGCCTACCCTGAAGTCCCTCCGCGCGTCGAATACTCGCTCACCGAACGGGGAAGATCGCTCAGCCCTCTTATCATCGCTTTCGACGAATGGATCGAAGACCATTCCTTGGAAATGGTCTGA
- a CDS encoding MBL fold metallo-hydrolase: MRFLSIVTGLALAAAGSLPLALAAPQGAGSDVEIAVTSPAQQQAPGYYRFKLGELTITVLSDGTAAIPWDEILKGMSPEEIQATFEKVGETTRRDTSINAFLIDTGSRRILIDAGAGALFGACCGRLPTVLQQAGYPAETIDAVLLTHVHGDHSGGLTVAGERVFPNADIYLSQAEYDYWMSDDERARAGESHKKMFAEGRAALAPYEAAGRLHFFTGETALFPEITAIPAPGHTPGHSFYRIASQGQHVLVVGDIIHAAEVQFARPDVTADFDADPAQARATRERTLAELAETHELIAAEHVTFPGLGHVTQNGSGYQWTAQPYQGRITKAAK, translated from the coding sequence ATGCGCTTTTTATCGATCGTCACCGGCCTCGCTCTTGCGGCCGCTGGCTCTCTGCCTTTGGCCCTGGCCGCGCCGCAAGGCGCCGGGTCCGACGTGGAGATTGCCGTCACGTCCCCGGCACAGCAGCAGGCGCCGGGCTATTACAGGTTCAAACTGGGCGAACTCACCATCACCGTCCTGTCCGATGGCACCGCGGCAATACCGTGGGATGAAATCCTGAAGGGGATGTCGCCTGAGGAAATCCAGGCGACCTTCGAGAAGGTGGGCGAGACGACGCGACGCGACACGTCGATCAACGCGTTTCTGATCGATACGGGCTCGAGGCGGATATTGATCGATGCGGGCGCCGGCGCGCTGTTCGGTGCGTGCTGTGGACGCCTGCCCACGGTTCTGCAACAGGCCGGCTATCCCGCCGAAACGATCGACGCCGTTCTGCTCACCCATGTTCATGGCGATCATTCGGGAGGCCTGACGGTCGCGGGCGAGCGCGTCTTCCCGAATGCCGATATCTACCTTTCGCAAGCCGAATATGACTATTGGATGAGCGATGACGAGCGCGCGCGGGCGGGCGAAAGCCACAAGAAGATGTTCGCCGAGGGGCGCGCGGCTTTGGCGCCTTACGAGGCGGCCGGCAGGCTGCATTTCTTCACCGGCGAGACGGCGCTGTTTCCCGAAATCACCGCCATTCCTGCGCCGGGCCACACACCGGGACACAGCTTTTACCGGATCGCCAGCCAGGGGCAGCATGTTCTGGTGGTGGGAGACATCATCCACGCCGCCGAAGTGCAGTTTGCGCGTCCCGACGTCACTGCGGATTTCGACGCCGATCCGGCGCAGGCTCGGGCGACGCGCGAACGCACGCTTGCCGAGCTGGCTGAGACGCACGAACTGATCGCCGCCGAGCATGTCACTTTTCCGGGCCTTGGCCATGTGACGCAAAACGGCAGCGGCTATCAATGGACGGCGCAGCCCTACCAGGGGAGGATCACCAAGGCGGCCAAGTGA